Within the Epinephelus lanceolatus isolate andai-2023 chromosome 22, ASM4190304v1, whole genome shotgun sequence genome, the region CAGAGGAGGTACGACTACGTCAGTCAGAAGCTGAGGGAGCTGGGCAGGTTCCTGCTCGCTGCTAAATCTCTGGACTCTGACGTTCACACTCTCCAGGACCTTCTGGCCCCAGGTCGCCTCAGCCTGGCACTGGCCGCCGCCAGGAAGGCGTCCGGATACCGCTGGAGTCGCCCTCCGCTGGCGGTGAAGACTACGCTGAAGACGGTTTGTGAAATTGCCATCGGAGAGAGTCTGCAGGATGGAGACTGGGAGGCTGCTGCCAAGACCACCGACTTCTACCACCTGCTGGGGAGGGAGTGGGACAACCTGGGGCTGCTGAACCCGGATCCTGACACAGGTAACACCTGGTCAACCTCAGGGACCGTCTTCATCACTGATTCATACGGTGAACACATGAATCcacctgactgattcttcttcttccagCTGCTCCCTCAGAGGGAGCGAAGCTGAAGAAACGATCCGTCCAATCCAGAAGTGACAAGTGTAAAGAACCGGGTCAGCAGCAGTCCAACCCGAGACCAGAGGGTGAGTCCTCACACCTGATCACACTCCTGACCTTAACCCATTCATCTGTAATGACTCTGGTGGTCCACCAGGTGGTGCTGTTTGACGTCATCATCTGTCtctaccttctgtactgtaggTCCATCTCAGAGGAGTAACCGACCGCTGACGTCCACGAGTCCACCAGAGTCCAGACTGCAGCCTCCGATCTCAGGTGGGTTCTCCAGGAGTCTGTTACATGTTAAGGAGGTTTGATCTCAGGATGCCACGAGAAGAGATACCTTCAgtaccaagtcgatgccaaaattaaaaaaatgtgacatCACTCACTTTCTTTACTCCTGTTGATACTGGGGGTTTGATTCTCCCGGTCTGGACAGGGCAGCACGTACGCCTACGGGTTTTCATCTCACGTTAACTGtcacaggaagaagaagaagaacgccGACCACCATGGAAGAACAACACGTGGAAACTGGCGACAAGTGCAGCTTGCCGAAAGGCGAGCCTGTCATACAAACGGCCACAGTGTGACGAGGCGCTAAGCGTCTATTCTACGCTCAACGCTGCACGCTTGGCATTTTTTTGTGGGTCACTGAGActgaaaaaatgtttaacttgGGGTAAAAGATGGCGCTTGTCACGGTCACTTTTTACCCATCTGTCCAATCACAGCCGAGCAGGGGCGAGGCACATATTATCCCTCAAAGATCAACCATCGCGCCGTACGTGTACAGGTGCTGATGTATGTTTTAATATGTGTAAATCTCATTAACCACTCAGACCAGTACTCTGTGTTCGAAGCGGGTCATGTAATTGTGTTTTTGACGGCGGTGTTGGACAAGGTATCAGGACCTGTGGATTTTCACTGGTGCTGATATCAACCGCCACGTTTCTGACATGTTGACATGTCCGATCTGCGCTGTCTTAcctccttcctgtctgtctttcagtCCCTGTGGCTCCCAGGAAGGTCCGACGTCGCCCGTGGTCATCTGCAGAGAAGGAGGCGGTCTGGAGACAGTTGGGAGTCCACGTGCTGGTCCAGTCAGTACCAGGGAAGGAGGTCTGTCAGCGCTGTCTGGACCTGGAGCCCGTCCTCAGAGGGCGACACTGGAAAGACATCAAGAACCAGGTCCATAACCAGATCCAGAGCCAGAAGAAGCAGCAGTTTCACGCTCAGATGGACCTTCAGGAGAACCTGGAGCAACAAGACCAAATCCAAAACCAGaagaagcagcaacagcagtaCCAGGCCCAAGTGGACCAACAAGACAAGGACCACAACCAGAAGAAACCGCAGTACCAGGCCGAGATGGACCCCCAGGACCAGGACAACATCcacaataagaaaaaacagcagTACCATGTCCAGATGGACCACCAGGACCAGGGCAACATTCAGAATCAGAAGAAACAGCAGTACCACGCCCAGATGGACCACCAGGACCAGGACACCATTCAGAATCAGAAGAAACAGCAGTACCACGTCCAGCTGGACCACCAGGACCACCTTCAGATCCACAAAAAGCAGATTTGCCATACGAGACTAGACCACCAGGACCACCATCAGGTTCATAAAAAGCAGCTGTACCAGATGGGCGAGCAGACCCCCTTGGATCGGGACACTTCTATGCTGATGGGGACACCATATGGACCTGACGGGCCACATCGAGCCCCTGGACAGTCACTGCTAGAGCGGGACCCCACCATCAGTCCATACCCTCTTCCACATAGGACACTGGGGCCTCACATGGACCAGCTGCTGTCCCGAGCAGACTGGACCGATGAGTCTTTGGTCCAGCACTACTCAATCAGCCGGCAGCTGGACCGGACCCTGCTCCAGGATGGGCCCCCAGGACAGACACCTCACTCTGGACATGTCCACTTCTGATGGACCAGCCCACGGTTTCCCTGAACACTAATGACTGTCAGTCTCCGCACTTcctgtacaaaataaaacacgccatttttttttttactacgaGAACCTTGAACCTGTTACTGACCCTCCTGAGACCCTCAGTCCTCACCTGGGGACATCACACCTTGTGTCTGCTGCACCTTCttcctcgttcgtggacactttctGTCCCATCTAGTGGCAACGACAGCACAACAacctaatccatgtaaaaacaagatggccggAAGTACTTGTTATTGTGTTACTGCAGGACTTCACATGGGTCAGCtaacctttcgctaagccccgcccctttgtgatggtccgtcaGTCTGTCAGTTAGCCTGTAGCCGACAGTGTCCCTCACAAACCCACAGCAGCAGCCTGGAGTtgatggagcacagctgtgttgttgttggagcTGGACGATGCTACGCTGTGATTGGCCGGTCTGTGTTcaaggggcgggacttagtgaagggtcagtTCATTGTGACAGACGGGATAGTCCAGCCTTCGTCACAAACAGATCTTCAGATGTGTTGTATTATTAGTAATGTCGTTTTTCACAGCTGTGTTCAGGTACTGAAATAAACAGGTTTCACTTCATTACACTGTGAGACTGTTGGACATGAACCCAGTGTCCCCCTGTGAGGACATGAACCCAGTGTCCCCGTGTGAGGACATGAACCCAGTGTCCCCGTGTGAGGACATGAACCCAGTGTCCCCGTGTTTCtaaaactacttcctgttcagagacagtgtttagtttttatactgATCCCATTAATCATTAACACCAGACAAAGTGAGGTCAGTTTATTTAACGATGCTGACATGTTAGAGGACGTCTGTTACACGGCTAAGCTCCGCCTCCCAACAACCATAAAGTGGCCACGTTACTGTACGTTACCACGTTTGTCTCAGTGCACGGCGGCGTCTGTCAGTCACGTGTATCTGGGATGTTGTGATTTAGGGACACACTGATGTATTATGATAAGCTGTAGTCTGTGGTCAGCTGACAGGATGATGTAACATCCCACATCTCTGACTGAACACTAACAGGTGTGACTCTTCATACCTGCCTCACTGGCCCCGCCCCCATATGACCCCACACTACAGGTGAACATCATGCACACAACGtgactttaaagtgttttaaatgttaGCGGTGAGACAgaggatggtgatgatgaaGCCCAGTGTTCCTGTGTATGAACTACATCCTACTGACAGCTGACCAACACCAGTGGCTCCGCCTTCAGCTGCTCCGTCACATGTTTATATCGTCACGCCACAGACCAGCCTGCAGCCGCCACTCGTCCAATGAACCTGTGCTGTGACAACAGGAATCATTCAACTAACATGTTAAAGTTTACCGTAATAAACTGAGTATAACtctgtatatgtttatatagTTCCAACAAcgacacacgcacgcacgcacacgcacgcacgcgcgcgcacacacacacacacacaacaaatgaTTAAAGACGGCAGTATTCAATGAACATGAAATACAAGGTGAGGACAAGAACAAATGTGATGTGAGTGTAATTTCTAAGTGATTTATGAACAGTCGCACTGACTAAGAGCTCATTTCTCCATCCTTTATAAGCGTCTTAACAGTTTCACATCCTTCTGTGAATTATTCCAGGACGAAGGAGCAGCgtatttaaaagcttttttgcTGAGTTCTGTTCAGTTCTGTTCTCATCCTCAGAACCAGCATTTGAAGAATATTATGAAAGCGAAGGCCTTACTGATTTGGGTTCCTGCACGTGTACGTGGACAGATCAGAGGGAACCAGGCCAATCTGGACTCATCGCTGAACATATCGTTCCTCCACATGTTCAGGTTCCAGTGCACATGTTGCCGACACCAGAGCAAACGGGCCTGACGGTGAAGGGCAGCAGTGGCAGGCGTCCTGGCAGCCCTGTGAGACCGGAGACTGGCTGCGTGCAGTCTGTCCTGGATTGTCTGGGCAGAGCGCCGTCGGCCATATCGTCCTGCACACCTTgactgcaaatctgtagcaGACTGCCTACGAGTGCTGATAGGATGAGGAAACGGTCTTCTTGGAACGCTCACTTCtcagcctgtctctgacatccTCCGTGATATGGAACTTATAACCTTCAGTTTGCAGATGGTACGAGGGCTCGCTTTAAATAATGCTGCAGCTTGGTTTTGCGGAACACCAGGTTGAAGTTGTCCTATCGCACGGGCCCAATCCAGATCAGTGAAACATGGCGTGCTGATTGTTGGAGCAGATGCCAGCTGACCACTGTAGCAGGGCCTGTGCTCACACCTGGTGGTTCCAGAAGCTTAAAACAAGAGTCAGTAGCAACGGCAAAagaaaagctgtttggcattggttgagaagatttggcaaatttacactcagctctgctggtcatcccacaaatgcatgatCCTTACAGATGTGGCagcatttaaagggaaataaacaggctttccaacggtGTAAGATTGATCGCCAAGAAGCTTTGTTACAAAGAAATAATTtaccaaacacacatttcattactttttgtgcttagtttctAAAAACCAACCAATGTGAGAGGCTG harbors:
- the LOC117246110 gene encoding uncharacterized protein LOC117246110, which produces MANKTELHASDHTSPDEELTKPASRRTRRRAAATLGRRGQRGKKRGPGEKRRGPGDRRRVQKEKRRGQEETKEGVTVKRTWSDGKRRWDKKHYCVFCRRPQVKIARHLLRKHADQQEVAAASTLPTGSKQRHLLLEHLRCRGNYMHNIEVIRQGSGEIVPWRQPSEEVDARNYLPCPLCLGFFLRADLWKHQASCRKKLISDPSKDSASTAILTSDPVKNSTSDSTVKLVCDPSNQRTDRSTEDTPSNPSGDTTATDQIGSKRPVTSDPGVDQNVTSDPGTDPPRKRSRVQAAASRLLPISSGASESCSEVLHRMNQDHVSHQVKSDWLICKYGNKLMGNQDGSQRRYDYVSQKLRELGRFLLAAKSLDSDVHTLQDLLAPGRLSLALAAARKASGYRWSRPPLAVKTTLKTVCEIAIGESLQDGDWEAAAKTTDFYHLLGREWDNLGLLNPDPDTAAPSEGAKLKKRSVQSRSDKCKEPGQQQSNPRPEGPSQRSNRPLTSTSPPESRLQPPISVPVAPRKVRRRPWSSAEKEAVWRQLGVHVLVQSVPGKEVCQRCLDLEPVLRGRHWKDIKNQVHNQIQSQKKQQFHAQMDLQENLEQQDQIQNQKKQQQQYQAQVDQQDKDHNQKKPQYQAEMDPQDQDNIHNKKKQQYHVQMDHQDQGNIQNQKKQQYHAQMDHQDQDTIQNQKKQQYHVQLDHQDHLQIHKKQICHTRLDHQDHHQVHKKQLYQMGEQTPLDRDTSMLMGTPYGPDGPHRAPGQSLLERDPTISPYPLPHRTLGPHMDQLLSRADWTDESLVQHYSISRQLDRTLLQDGPPGQTPHSGHVHF